In Microbacterium maritypicum, the following are encoded in one genomic region:
- the trpA gene encoding tryptophan synthase subunit alpha — translation MSRVEQAIQCAQDAGRSAFVGYLPVGFPDLETSIQAAIALAENGVDIIELGPPYSDPVMDGAIIQEATTTALAAGFRMADLFTAIRAITAATDVPVLVMTYWNPVMQYGVDRYADDLLAAGGAGLITPDITPDAAGEWIAASERTGLDRVFLAAPTSSDERLDLVVKSSTGFVYTVSTMGITGERAELDRAARTLVGRLRAHGAHRACVGIGISTAEQIAGVSEYADGAIVGTALVRALRDGGVPALAEVTRNLAAGTSSARPETEN, via the coding sequence ATGAGTCGCGTCGAACAGGCGATCCAGTGCGCACAGGACGCCGGTCGCAGCGCCTTCGTCGGATACCTCCCGGTCGGTTTCCCCGACCTCGAGACCAGCATCCAGGCCGCCATCGCCCTCGCCGAGAACGGCGTCGACATCATCGAGCTGGGCCCGCCGTACAGCGACCCGGTGATGGACGGCGCGATCATCCAGGAAGCGACCACCACGGCTCTCGCCGCGGGGTTCCGGATGGCCGACCTCTTCACAGCGATCCGTGCGATCACCGCGGCCACCGACGTACCCGTCCTCGTGATGACGTACTGGAACCCGGTCATGCAGTACGGCGTCGACCGCTATGCCGACGACCTGCTCGCCGCGGGCGGCGCGGGGCTCATCACACCCGACATCACCCCCGACGCGGCAGGGGAGTGGATCGCCGCCAGTGAGCGGACCGGTCTCGATCGGGTGTTCCTCGCAGCCCCCACCTCCTCGGACGAGCGGCTCGACCTGGTGGTGAAGTCGTCCACCGGTTTCGTCTACACCGTCTCGACGATGGGAATCACGGGAGAGCGCGCCGAACTCGACCGCGCCGCCCGCACCCTGGTCGGACGCCTCCGCGCACACGGAGCGCACCGCGCGTGCGTGGGCATCGGCATCTCCACCGCCGAACAGATCGCCGGTGTCTCGGAGTACGCCGACGGCGCCATCGTCGGGACCGCACTGGTCCGCGCTCTCCGTGACGGCGGCGTCCCCGCCCTCGCCGAGGTCACCCGAAACCTGGCAGCCGGCACCTCGTCGGCGCGCCCCGAAACCGAGAACTAG
- the lgt gene encoding prolipoprotein diacylglyceryl transferase produces the protein MSLAFPSTVTSVLASIPSPPVSYIDLGPVRIHFYALCIIAGIIAATLLTNYRLTKRGAEPWVVIDISILAVPLAIIGARIFHVLTHPNFYFGEGRNTWNPFEPGSVWAIWEGGIAIFGALIGGAIGAYLGCRWTGIRFWTFADALAPGLLLAQAMGRFGNWFNHELFGLPTGLPWGLEIESTNSAFPAGLPEGTLFHPTFLYEIIWNGLGVLVLLWLGRKLFFQWGRLFAIYLIWYSAGRIVWESIRIDPSEIILGLRSNVWAAIIGVVVGLVILVVQTRRHPGLEPSPYQPGREKVDADADVQSQNNPSDFVDVSEPPTEEVTAGATATSTAPTSENGSR, from the coding sequence ATGTCACTCGCGTTCCCCAGCACCGTCACCAGCGTGCTCGCCAGCATCCCGAGCCCTCCGGTGTCGTACATCGACCTCGGACCCGTACGGATCCACTTCTACGCGCTGTGCATCATCGCGGGCATCATCGCGGCGACGCTGCTGACCAACTACCGCCTGACCAAGCGCGGAGCGGAGCCGTGGGTCGTGATCGACATCTCGATCCTCGCCGTGCCGCTGGCGATCATCGGCGCCCGAATCTTCCACGTGCTCACGCACCCGAACTTCTACTTCGGCGAGGGCAGGAACACCTGGAACCCGTTCGAACCCGGTTCGGTGTGGGCCATCTGGGAGGGCGGCATCGCGATCTTCGGCGCCCTCATCGGCGGCGCGATCGGCGCATACCTCGGCTGCCGTTGGACGGGCATCCGCTTCTGGACGTTCGCCGACGCGCTGGCGCCCGGTCTGCTGCTGGCTCAGGCCATGGGCCGTTTCGGCAACTGGTTCAACCACGAACTGTTCGGCCTTCCCACAGGCCTGCCGTGGGGACTGGAGATCGAGTCGACGAACTCCGCGTTCCCGGCCGGTCTGCCGGAAGGCACCCTCTTCCACCCGACCTTCCTCTACGAGATCATCTGGAACGGTCTGGGTGTGCTGGTCCTCCTGTGGCTCGGCCGCAAGCTCTTCTTCCAGTGGGGTCGCCTGTTCGCGATCTACCTCATCTGGTACAGCGCGGGCCGCATCGTCTGGGAGTCGATCCGCATCGATCCGAGCGAGATCATCCTGGGGCTGCGCAGCAACGTCTGGGCAGCGATCATCGGAGTCGTCGTCGGACTCGTGATCCTCGTCGTGCAGACGCGTCGTCACCCCGGTCTCGAGCCGTCACCGTACCAGCCGGGCCGCGAGAAGGTCGACGCCGACGCTGATGTACAATCGCAGAACAATCCCTCTGACTTCGTGGACGTGAGCGAGCCTCCGACCGAGGAAGTCACCGCAGGAGCCACTGCCACAAGCACTGCTCCCACGAGCGAGAACGGCTCCCGATAA
- the gltB gene encoding glutamate synthase large subunit: MYNPAFEKDACGLAMVATLRGEAGHDIIALALEALRNLEHRGAIGSDAGTGDGAGILTQMPDAFLRAVVGFELPPVGEYAAGLAFLPRDSSERRQQKAGIEKIARSEGLRVLGWREVPTANENLGKLADEARPAFEQLFVSAGGATHTDAPLTGIALDRVAYRLRKRAGHELGAYFVSLSARTLGYKGMVTTLQLEPFYPDLQDERFASELAVVHSRYSTNTFPSWPLAQPLRMLAHNGEINTVGGNRNWMRARQSQLESELLGDIQPLLPICTDGASDSASFDEVLELLTLTGRSLPHAIMMMVPEAYEKQADITPELRSFYEYHSNQMEPWDGPAALIFTDGTLVGATLDRNGLRPGRWTETTDGLVVIGSETGVLQFEPERIKRRGRLQPGKMFLVDTSQRRIVEDSEIKHDLATMHPWQEWLDAGAVRLAELPEREHIVHPPASITRRQRTFGYTEEEVRILLTPMGQTGVEPLGAMGSDTPIAVLSKRPRLLFDYFTQQFAQVTNPPLDSIREEVVTSLKLGLGPESNLLSWGPEHTRTVSLDFPVIDNDELAKIRHIDKAMPGRSSATIRGLYHFDAGPQTLQDRLTEMCAEVDEAIENGTEFIILSDRDSNKDLTPIPSLLMVSAIHHHLIRRENRMKVGLIVEAGDVREVHHVATLIGYGASAVNPYLAMESVEHLVRTGYITGITPEKAVKNLIYALGKGVLKIMSKMGISTVSSYAGAQVFEAIGLSQEFIDAYFTRTESKLGGIGIEEIFAENQARHDYAYPEDAAARAHERLWTGGEYQWRRDGSPHLFNPETVFKLQHSTRTRRYDIFREYTKLVDEQAAELKTLRGLFQLRTGTRKPVPLDEVEPVSAIVKRFSTGAMSYGSISREAHETLAIAMNSIGGKSNTGEGGEDPDRLLDPQRRSSIKQVASGRFGVTSLYLTESDDIQIKLAQGAKPGEGGQLPPTKVYPWVARTRHATAGVGLISPPPHHDIYSIEDLKQLIFDLKRANPEARIHTKLVSQSGIGAVSAGVAKALSDVILVSGHDGGTGASPLNSLKHAGTPWELGLAETQQTLMLNGMRDRVVVQVDGQLKTGRDVIIGALLGAEEFGFATAPLVVSGCIMMRVCHLDTCPVGVATQNPVLRERFTGKPEFVVNFMEFIAEEVRELLAELGYRSIDEIVGRADLIEVNAAVEHWKAEGLDLTPVLEGPVFPAGEPRRSGRTQDHELEKHFDVQLIDIAKGALLNGEPVVVELPIANTERAVGTMLGHQVTSRHGAAGLPEGTIDVTLHGTAGQSLGAFLPPGIVLRLEGDANDYVGKGLSGGDITIRPPRGAAIAPHENVIAGNVIGYGATSGTMFISGVVGERFLVRNSGATAVVEGVGDHALEYMTGGLAVILGSTGRNFGAGMSGGVAYVHALDTSKVNAQSLGSGELLLEPLDRADLEVLRSLLVAHVERTASPRASALLESFEETAAEFVKVLPRDFAAVRSMREEALAEGIDPDGDIVWNRILEVTGG; encoded by the coding sequence ATGTACAACCCGGCGTTCGAAAAGGACGCCTGCGGCCTCGCCATGGTCGCGACCCTGCGCGGCGAAGCCGGGCACGACATCATCGCGTTGGCCCTCGAGGCCCTGCGCAACCTGGAGCACCGCGGAGCCATCGGTTCCGACGCGGGCACCGGGGACGGCGCCGGCATCCTGACGCAGATGCCCGATGCGTTCCTCCGCGCAGTCGTCGGCTTCGAACTGCCGCCCGTGGGGGAGTACGCCGCTGGATTGGCCTTCCTGCCTCGCGACTCGAGCGAGCGCCGCCAGCAGAAAGCCGGGATCGAGAAGATCGCCCGCTCCGAAGGACTTCGCGTCCTCGGCTGGCGCGAGGTCCCCACCGCCAACGAGAATCTCGGCAAGCTCGCCGATGAGGCGCGTCCCGCCTTCGAGCAGCTGTTCGTCAGCGCCGGCGGAGCGACCCACACCGATGCCCCGCTCACGGGCATCGCCCTCGACCGCGTCGCCTACCGGCTCCGCAAGCGCGCCGGCCATGAGCTCGGCGCCTACTTCGTGTCGCTCTCGGCCCGCACCCTCGGTTACAAGGGCATGGTCACCACGCTGCAGCTCGAGCCGTTCTACCCCGATCTGCAGGACGAACGCTTCGCGTCCGAGCTGGCTGTGGTGCACTCCCGCTACTCGACCAACACGTTCCCGTCCTGGCCACTGGCGCAGCCGCTGCGCATGCTCGCCCACAACGGCGAGATCAACACGGTCGGCGGCAACCGCAACTGGATGCGCGCCCGCCAGTCGCAGCTCGAGTCCGAGCTGCTCGGCGACATCCAGCCGTTGCTCCCGATCTGCACCGACGGCGCCAGCGACTCCGCGTCGTTCGACGAGGTGCTCGAGCTGCTGACCCTGACCGGGCGCAGTCTGCCGCACGCCATCATGATGATGGTTCCCGAGGCGTACGAGAAGCAGGCCGACATCACGCCGGAGCTGCGCTCGTTCTATGAGTACCACTCCAACCAGATGGAGCCGTGGGACGGTCCGGCCGCCCTCATCTTCACCGACGGCACGCTCGTCGGCGCCACGCTGGACCGCAACGGTCTGCGCCCCGGACGCTGGACCGAGACGACCGACGGCCTGGTCGTGATCGGCTCCGAGACCGGCGTGCTGCAGTTCGAGCCGGAGCGCATCAAGCGTCGCGGACGCCTGCAGCCGGGCAAGATGTTCCTGGTCGACACCTCGCAGCGTCGCATCGTCGAAGACAGCGAGATCAAGCACGACCTCGCCACGATGCACCCGTGGCAGGAGTGGCTGGATGCCGGCGCCGTCCGGCTTGCCGAGCTCCCCGAGCGCGAGCACATCGTGCACCCGCCGGCATCGATCACCCGTCGTCAGCGCACGTTCGGATACACAGAGGAAGAGGTCCGCATCCTCCTCACCCCGATGGGCCAGACCGGTGTCGAGCCGCTCGGCGCCATGGGATCCGACACTCCGATCGCCGTGCTCAGCAAGCGTCCGCGTCTGCTGTTCGACTACTTCACGCAGCAGTTCGCGCAGGTCACGAACCCGCCCCTGGACTCGATCCGCGAAGAGGTCGTCACGAGCCTCAAGCTGGGCCTCGGCCCCGAGAGCAACCTGCTCTCCTGGGGTCCGGAGCACACGCGCACGGTGTCGCTGGACTTCCCCGTCATCGACAACGATGAGCTCGCGAAGATCCGTCACATCGACAAGGCCATGCCCGGTCGGTCGAGTGCGACTATCCGCGGTCTCTACCACTTCGACGCCGGCCCCCAGACGCTGCAGGACCGGCTCACCGAGATGTGCGCAGAGGTCGATGAAGCGATCGAGAACGGCACCGAGTTCATCATCCTGTCCGACCGCGACTCGAACAAGGACCTGACGCCGATCCCCTCGCTGCTCATGGTCTCGGCGATCCACCACCACCTCATCCGCCGTGAGAACCGGATGAAGGTGGGCCTGATCGTCGAAGCCGGCGATGTGCGCGAGGTGCACCACGTCGCCACGCTGATCGGCTACGGCGCCTCCGCCGTCAACCCGTACCTGGCGATGGAGTCGGTCGAGCACCTGGTGCGCACCGGCTACATCACCGGGATCACGCCCGAGAAGGCCGTCAAGAACCTGATCTACGCGCTGGGCAAGGGTGTGCTCAAGATCATGTCGAAGATGGGCATCTCCACGGTGTCGTCGTACGCGGGTGCCCAGGTGTTCGAGGCGATCGGCCTCAGCCAGGAGTTCATCGACGCGTACTTCACCCGCACCGAGTCCAAGCTCGGTGGCATCGGCATCGAAGAGATCTTCGCCGAGAACCAGGCGCGTCATGACTACGCCTACCCGGAGGATGCCGCGGCGCGTGCGCACGAGCGGCTGTGGACCGGCGGCGAGTACCAGTGGCGGCGCGACGGCTCGCCGCACCTCTTCAACCCGGAGACGGTGTTCAAGCTGCAGCACTCGACCCGCACCCGGCGCTACGACATCTTCCGCGAGTACACGAAGCTCGTCGACGAGCAGGCTGCCGAGCTGAAGACGCTGCGCGGCCTGTTCCAGCTGCGCACCGGAACCCGCAAGCCCGTGCCGCTGGACGAGGTCGAGCCGGTGTCCGCGATCGTCAAGCGCTTCTCCACGGGAGCCATGAGCTACGGCTCGATCTCCCGTGAGGCACACGAGACGCTCGCGATCGCGATGAACAGCATCGGCGGCAAGTCGAACACCGGTGAGGGCGGCGAGGATCCGGACCGGCTGCTCGACCCCCAGCGCCGCAGCTCGATCAAGCAGGTGGCCTCCGGGCGCTTCGGCGTGACCAGCCTGTACCTGACCGAGTCGGACGACATCCAGATCAAGCTCGCTCAGGGCGCGAAGCCCGGCGAGGGCGGCCAGCTGCCTCCGACCAAGGTGTACCCGTGGGTGGCGCGAACGCGTCACGCGACGGCCGGTGTGGGGCTCATCTCCCCGCCGCCGCACCACGACATCTACTCGATCGAAGACCTCAAGCAGCTCATCTTCGACCTGAAGCGGGCGAACCCCGAGGCGCGCATCCACACGAAGCTCGTGAGCCAGTCGGGTATCGGCGCGGTGTCGGCCGGCGTGGCCAAGGCGCTCAGCGACGTCATCCTGGTCTCCGGCCACGACGGCGGAACGGGTGCGAGCCCCCTGAACTCGCTCAAGCACGCGGGAACGCCGTGGGAGCTCGGTCTCGCCGAGACACAGCAGACGCTCATGCTCAACGGCATGCGCGACCGCGTGGTGGTGCAGGTCGACGGTCAGCTCAAGACCGGCCGCGATGTGATCATCGGCGCGCTGCTGGGTGCGGAGGAGTTCGGCTTCGCCACGGCTCCGCTCGTCGTCAGCGGCTGCATCATGATGCGCGTCTGCCACCTCGACACCTGCCCCGTGGGCGTCGCGACACAGAACCCGGTGCTGCGCGAGCGGTTCACGGGCAAGCCGGAGTTCGTCGTCAACTTCATGGAGTTCATCGCCGAAGAGGTGCGTGAGCTCCTCGCGGAGCTCGGCTACCGCTCGATCGACGAGATCGTCGGCCGCGCCGACCTCATCGAGGTCAACGCCGCGGTCGAGCACTGGAAGGCCGAGGGACTCGACCTCACCCCCGTGCTCGAAGGACCGGTGTTCCCGGCGGGCGAACCGCGCCGCAGCGGTCGCACGCAGGATCACGAGCTGGAGAAGCACTTCGACGTGCAGTTGATCGACATCGCCAAGGGCGCACTGCTCAACGGCGAGCCTGTCGTGGTCGAGTTGCCCATCGCCAACACCGAGCGCGCCGTCGGCACCATGCTGGGGCACCAGGTGACTTCTCGGCACGGCGCCGCCGGTCTGCCCGAGGGCACGATCGACGTGACGCTGCACGGCACCGCAGGACAGTCGCTGGGTGCCTTCCTTCCGCCGGGAATCGTGCTGCGCCTGGAGGGCGACGCGAACGACTACGTCGGCAAGGGACTCTCAGGCGGCGACATCACGATCCGTCCGCCGCGCGGAGCTGCCATCGCGCCTCATGAGAACGTGATCGCCGGCAACGTGATCGGCTACGGCGCGACCTCGGGGACGATGTTCATCTCGGGCGTCGTCGGTGAGCGGTTCCTCGTCCGCAACTCGGGCGCGACCGCGGTCGTCGAGGGCGTGGGAGACCACGCGCTGGAATACATGACCGGCGGGCTCGCGGTGATCCTCGGATCGACCGGACGCAACTTCGGTGCCGGTATGTCCGGGGGAGTGGCGTACGTGCACGCGCTCGACACGAGCAAGGTGAACGCGCAGTCGCTCGGCAGCGGGGAGCTCCTGCTCGAACCGCTCGACCGTGCCGACCTCGAGGTGCTGCGCAGCCTGCTGGTCGCGCACGTCGAACGCACGGCCTCGCCGCGAGCGTCCGCGCTTCTCGAGAGCTTCGAGGAGACCGCTGCAGAGTTCGTGAAGGTGCTGCCTCGTGACTTCGCCGCCGTGCGGAGCATGCGCGAGGAAGCGCTGGCCGAGGGGATCGACCCCGACGGCGACATCGTGTGGAACCGCATCCTGGAGGTGACCGGTGGCTGA